A single window of Modestobacter italicus DNA harbors:
- a CDS encoding amino acid ABC transporter ATP-binding protein: MTDRPTGEPLVRLSGVNKWFGDLHVLQDIDLTIDRGEVVVVIGPSGSGKSTLCRAINRLEAIQDGEITIDGTRLPDEGKELARLRSDVGMVFQSFNLFAHKTVLQNVTLGPTTVRKQPKAEAERRARELLDRVGVGAQADKVPAQLSGGQQQRVAIARALAMDPKVMLFDEPTSALDPEMINEVLEVMTALAHDGMTMVVVTHEMGFARRAANRVVFMDAGRIVESATPETFFTHPTSDRAKDFLSKILNH; the protein is encoded by the coding sequence GTGACTGATCGTCCGACCGGAGAACCTCTCGTCCGCCTGTCCGGCGTCAACAAGTGGTTCGGTGACCTGCACGTGCTGCAGGACATCGACCTGACGATCGACCGCGGCGAGGTCGTCGTCGTCATCGGGCCGTCGGGCTCGGGCAAGTCGACGCTGTGCCGCGCGATCAACCGCCTGGAGGCCATCCAGGACGGCGAGATCACCATCGACGGCACGCGGCTGCCCGACGAGGGCAAGGAGCTCGCCCGGCTGCGCAGCGACGTCGGCATGGTGTTCCAGAGCTTCAACCTCTTCGCGCACAAGACCGTGCTGCAGAACGTGACGCTCGGCCCGACCACGGTGCGCAAGCAGCCCAAGGCCGAGGCGGAGCGGCGCGCCCGCGAGCTGCTGGACCGGGTCGGGGTGGGCGCCCAGGCCGACAAGGTGCCCGCCCAGCTGTCCGGCGGCCAGCAGCAGCGGGTGGCCATCGCCCGGGCGCTGGCGATGGACCCCAAGGTGATGCTCTTCGACGAGCCCACCTCCGCGCTGGACCCGGAGATGATCAACGAGGTCCTCGAGGTGATGACCGCGCTGGCGCACGACGGCATGACGATGGTCGTGGTGACCCACGAGATGGGCTTCGCCCGCCGCGCGGCCAACCGGGTCGTCTTCATGGACGCCGGCCGCATCGTCGAGTCCGCGACGCCGGAGACCTTCTTCACCCACCCGACCTCGGACCGGGCGAAGGACTTCCTCTCCAAGATCTTGAACCACTGA
- a CDS encoding glutamate ABC transporter substrate-binding protein — protein MRITRPFAALAAMATAGVVLAGCSSDAGNQAEDAADNSAAVETDAEFEAGTTMAELNEAGAITIGTKYDQPGFGLLDPSGTPEGFDVEIGKIIAAKLGIPEDGITFVETVSANREPFIQNGQADIVVATYTINDKRKEVVDFAGPYYEAGQDIMVAAGNPLGIAGPEDLAGKNVCSVEGSTPAENIRTNYPEATLTLFDVYSKCADALTNGQVDAVTTDNVILTGLVAGNPEGFELVGNPFTEEPYGIGLAKGDQEFRDFINDTLEESFEDGSWADAWDATAGAISGTEAPEPPAVDRY, from the coding sequence ATGCGCATCACCCGCCCCTTCGCGGCCCTCGCCGCGATGGCCACGGCCGGCGTCGTGCTGGCCGGCTGCTCCAGCGATGCCGGCAACCAGGCCGAGGACGCCGCCGACAACAGCGCCGCTGTCGAGACCGACGCCGAGTTCGAGGCCGGGACGACGATGGCCGAGCTCAACGAGGCCGGCGCGATCACGATCGGCACCAAGTACGACCAGCCGGGCTTCGGCCTGCTGGACCCCTCCGGCACCCCCGAGGGCTTCGACGTCGAGATCGGCAAGATCATCGCCGCCAAGCTCGGCATCCCCGAGGACGGCATCACCTTCGTCGAGACCGTCTCGGCCAACCGCGAGCCGTTCATCCAGAACGGCCAGGCGGACATCGTGGTCGCCACGTACACGATCAACGACAAGCGCAAGGAGGTCGTGGACTTCGCCGGGCCGTACTACGAGGCGGGCCAGGACATCATGGTGGCCGCGGGCAACCCGCTGGGCATCGCGGGCCCGGAGGACCTGGCCGGCAAGAACGTCTGCTCGGTCGAGGGCTCGACCCCGGCGGAGAACATCCGCACCAACTACCCCGAGGCGACGCTGACGCTGTTCGACGTCTACTCCAAGTGCGCCGACGCGCTCACCAACGGCCAGGTCGACGCGGTCACGACCGACAACGTCATCCTGACCGGCCTGGTGGCCGGCAACCCCGAGGGCTTCGAGCTGGTGGGCAACCCGTTCACCGAGGAGCCCTACGGCATCGGCCTCGCCAAGGGCGACCAGGAGTTCCGCGACTTCATCAACGACACCCTCGAGGAGTCCTTCGAGGACGGCTCGTG